From the Solanum pennellii chromosome 4, SPENNV200 genome, one window contains:
- the LOC114076899 gene encoding uncharacterized protein LOC114076899 — protein MSINAPKLRSFVFRGDIQLIYVENVHVLSDVLYAPRELVLEDEDNFVSIFSSIPSLEGFSWNLFESIMDLLKLYQQGFHQLLTEVVDEILASFLDITFNHLRTLKFYDVLLQEGEMQLIKVLLAKSPVLVKMVIKPCQMESNESLNVFMEKTKSQRASYKEEVVYLVD, from the exons ATGAGTATTAATGCTCCTAAGCTAAGGTCATTTGTCTTTCGTGGCGATATACAATTGATATATGTTGAAAATGTTCATGTTCTTTCCGATGTTCTGTATGCGCCTAGAGAATTGGTGCTAGAGGATGAAGATAATTTTGTCAGTATTTTTTCGTCTATTCCTTCTCTTGAGGGTTTCAGCTGGAATCTTTTTGAG TCGATAATGGATCTACTGAAGTTATACCAGCAAGGCTTCCATCAGCTCTTAACT GAGGTTGTTGATGAGATTCTTGCAAGCTTTTTggatatcacatttaatcatCTGAGGACACttaagttttatgatgtactattaCAAGAGGGTGAAATGCAGCTTATCAAGGTTTTATTGGCAAAGTCTCCAGTACTGGTGAAAATGGTAATCAAGCCTTGTCAAATGGAATCTAACGAATCTCTCAATGTATTCATGGAGAAAACAAAGTCTCAACGGGCATCATATAAAGAAGAAGTTGTGTATCTTGTTGATTAG